One Flavobacterium sp. 90 DNA segment encodes these proteins:
- a CDS encoding Shedu immune nuclease family protein, with the protein MKGIKLIENKKLATKSTFIVEINGNKTKFLAKEILSNGTIKYYPFYEKDGKIEHKYKSIVCISTESKTIIKSGISVNEAKGFGFTSPKGVSNFFYFFQEKFPAINEILITSNQETKIEKTKLILNVKDFNAIEKRTGGFVENKKNESQNLYQSILHKLLPSEIDSPTKSNYVSGTLQSFIDRYTNIKFSKEETEELTDMLINSGLPHETLIAAKTEFDIVYIEDIVNEYKENLKQTTDTPTLEEKWHQFFKKHTWIFSQIFSFPAVFLGEKVNVGGHNITGSKDKIVDFLYRNKINNNIAFIEIKTHLTTLVAATEYRNDLYPVSNQLTGAIIQVLDQKNTLLKNYHTIVGNEAESLNSICVVIAGDTSKYKKKGQGSSFELFRWSNKDVLIIPFNELLEKIENLLDLFKKKKID; encoded by the coding sequence ATGAAAGGAATAAAACTAATAGAGAATAAAAAGTTAGCTACTAAAAGCACTTTCATAGTAGAAATTAATGGCAATAAAACAAAATTTCTTGCAAAAGAAATTTTGTCAAACGGAACTATCAAATATTATCCCTTTTACGAAAAAGATGGGAAAATAGAACATAAATATAAATCAATAGTTTGCATAAGTACTGAATCAAAAACTATAATTAAATCCGGGATTTCAGTTAACGAAGCAAAAGGTTTTGGTTTCACAAGTCCTAAGGGCGTTTCTAATTTTTTCTACTTTTTTCAAGAAAAATTTCCGGCTATCAATGAAATATTAATTACTTCAAATCAGGAGACCAAAATTGAGAAAACTAAATTGATTCTTAATGTAAAAGATTTCAATGCAATAGAAAAAAGGACAGGAGGATTCGTGGAAAACAAAAAAAATGAAAGCCAGAATCTTTATCAATCTATTTTACATAAGCTACTTCCTTCAGAAATTGATTCGCCAACTAAGTCAAATTATGTAAGCGGTACGCTTCAATCATTTATTGATCGATATACTAATATAAAGTTTTCAAAAGAAGAGACTGAAGAATTAACAGATATGTTAATTAATTCAGGTTTACCGCATGAAACTTTAATTGCTGCAAAAACAGAATTTGATATTGTTTATATTGAGGACATAGTTAATGAATACAAAGAAAATTTGAAGCAGACAACAGATACACCTACACTTGAAGAAAAATGGCATCAGTTTTTTAAAAAACATACATGGATTTTTAGTCAGATTTTTTCATTTCCTGCCGTATTTCTAGGTGAAAAAGTAAATGTCGGAGGGCATAACATTACTGGAAGCAAAGATAAAATCGTAGATTTTCTGTACAGAAACAAAATAAATAATAACATCGCCTTTATCGAAATTAAAACACATTTAACCACATTAGTTGCTGCAACTGAATACCGCAATGACTTGTATCCCGTTAGCAATCAATTAACAGGTGCAATAATCCAAGTTCTAGACCAAAAAAACACGTTGCTTAAAAATTATCACACAATAGTAGGTAACGAAGCTGAATCTCTTAACTCAATTTGCGTCGTTATTGCTGGCGATACCTCAAAATATAAAAAGAAAGGACAAGGTTCTTCATTTGAATTGTTTAGATGGAGCAATAAAGATGTTCTAATTATTCCTTTTAATGAACTACTTGAAAAAATTGAAAATTTATTAGATTTATTTAAGAAGAAAAAAATTGATTAA
- a CDS encoding helix-turn-helix domain-containing protein, with the protein MDINNITFEDLPKAVSFVAKEIAEIKSLIQNVQIYESKEKSIPIDIKEASRLIGKAKSTIYALVRQRKIPCYKYGKKLYFFEEELLEWISRGKKKTIEEIESDAMKYIHNK; encoded by the coding sequence ATGGACATAAATAATATCACCTTTGAAGACCTGCCTAAAGCAGTATCATTCGTAGCGAAAGAAATTGCAGAAATTAAGTCTTTGATTCAAAATGTGCAGATATATGAATCTAAAGAAAAAAGTATTCCTATTGATATTAAAGAAGCAAGCCGGTTAATTGGAAAAGCAAAGTCTACAATTTATGCTCTAGTGAGGCAGAGAAAAATTCCTTGCTATAAATATGGTAAAAAGCTCTATTTTTTTGAAGAAGAACTTTTGGAATGGATCTCTAGAGGGAAAAAGAAAACAATAGAGGAAATAGAATCGGATGCAATGAAATATATCCATAATAAATAA
- a CDS encoding site-specific integrase → MKQLAKTKVTVRLRKAEERNEWYVYIESYPVEVSGKKTPQRIREYLNRAVTTVEWDKKRAARTDADGTKSYKPRRSDNGIIMCRSENDREIMLYADGVRKIRQKEYDNIDLYSDADNLLAEQKEKGKEDFIKYLAAVAAKRHAQGSKSIQINWKRTKEFLKSYSKGTLMFSAVDSRMAEDFKLFLLGAPLGGGKKGTLSRNTAARYFSIFKAALKQAFIDGYLTVDLSSKIKGIPDQESRREYLTIKELNVLASTTCEKDVLKRAALFSALTGLRHSDIQKLRWKEISLEDGMAKLHFTQKKTKGVEYMPISQQAFQLCGEPRLPAQLVFEDLPDPSWISRPLKKWVESAGIKKNITFHCFRHTFATLQLSSGTDIYTVSKMLGHTNVKTTQIYAKVIDEKKNIASEAIQLESLKKKAQ, encoded by the coding sequence ATGAAACAATTAGCAAAAACCAAAGTGACTGTTCGTCTTCGAAAGGCAGAAGAACGAAATGAATGGTATGTTTACATAGAAAGCTATCCTGTTGAGGTTTCCGGAAAGAAAACTCCTCAGAGAATCCGTGAATATTTAAATAGAGCCGTAACAACTGTGGAGTGGGACAAGAAAAGAGCTGCCCGGACAGATGCAGACGGAACTAAATCCTACAAACCCAGACGCAGCGATAACGGGATAATAATGTGCAGAAGCGAAAACGACCGTGAAATAATGCTATATGCTGACGGAGTGCGTAAAATCCGGCAGAAGGAATACGATAATATAGATCTGTACAGTGATGCTGATAACTTATTGGCTGAACAGAAAGAGAAAGGAAAAGAGGATTTTATTAAATATCTAGCTGCTGTGGCGGCTAAGAGACACGCCCAAGGTTCAAAATCCATTCAGATCAATTGGAAGCGGACCAAAGAATTTTTAAAAAGCTATTCCAAAGGTACCCTGATGTTTTCCGCGGTTGACAGCAGAATGGCGGAAGATTTTAAATTGTTTCTGCTGGGCGCTCCGCTCGGAGGAGGCAAAAAAGGAACCTTGTCCCGCAACACTGCGGCAAGGTATTTCTCTATTTTTAAAGCGGCTTTAAAACAGGCCTTTATCGACGGATATCTAACAGTTGATTTATCTTCAAAAATAAAGGGCATTCCGGATCAGGAGTCAAGACGTGAATATCTGACCATTAAAGAATTGAATGTACTGGCATCAACGACTTGCGAAAAAGACGTCCTTAAAAGAGCCGCACTTTTCTCAGCCCTTACAGGTCTGAGGCACTCCGACATTCAGAAACTCCGCTGGAAAGAGATAAGTCTGGAAGATGGTATGGCTAAGCTGCATTTTACGCAGAAAAAGACAAAAGGTGTCGAATATATGCCTATTTCCCAGCAGGCCTTTCAGCTATGCGGTGAACCACGGCTTCCCGCGCAGCTTGTTTTTGAGGATTTGCCGGACCCGTCGTGGATTTCACGCCCTCTTAAAAAGTGGGTTGAATCAGCAGGCATTAAAAAAAATATTACCTTCCACTGCTTCCGCCATACATTTGCAACACTTCAGCTATCGAGCGGCACAGACATTTACACAGTCAGCAAAATGCTGGGGCATACCAACGTAAAAACTACCCAAATCTATGCAAAAGTAATAGATGAGAAGAAAAACATAGCATCAGAAGCAATACAATTGGAATCTTTAAAGAAAAAAGCGCAATGA
- a CDS encoding helix-turn-helix domain-containing protein, with protein MKRTNKQCLNCGEEFLPKTVTSVYCSHLCSKKAYKLKMKRLKIEEELKALTDKIPENRVFLSVPEAGMLFGIHNKSLYRLVSEGKIPSVNLGARLIRIDRTVMEEMFGPARRLPQVKSGPKKKLYSLEKEDCYSIGEIARRFQISEGSVYSHIRKYSIPTRQIGKYVYAPKMEIDNLYNGNEFI; from the coding sequence ATGAAAAGAACGAATAAACAATGTCTTAACTGCGGGGAGGAATTTCTTCCTAAAACCGTCACTTCTGTTTACTGCTCCCATCTATGCAGTAAAAAAGCATACAAGCTGAAGATGAAACGGCTTAAAATTGAAGAGGAACTCAAAGCGCTTACGGATAAAATACCCGAGAACAGGGTATTTCTTTCTGTTCCTGAAGCTGGCATGCTTTTTGGCATTCACAATAAATCTCTTTACCGGCTTGTCAGTGAGGGAAAAATTCCTTCAGTTAATCTTGGAGCCCGCCTTATAAGAATAGACCGGACAGTTATGGAAGAGATGTTCGGCCCTGCACGAAGGTTGCCTCAGGTAAAAAGCGGACCGAAGAAAAAATTATACAGCCTTGAAAAAGAGGACTGCTATTCAATCGGCGAAATAGCTCGGAGATTTCAAATATCTGAAGGTTCTGTCTACAGCCATATCAGAAAATATTCAATCCCTACCAGACAGATCGGAAAGTATGTGTATGCCCCCAAAATGGAAATTGATAATTTGTATAACGGAAATGAATTTATATGA
- the dnaK gene encoding molecular chaperone DnaK yields MGKIIGIDLGTTNSCVSVMEGNEAVVIPNAEGKRTTPSIIAFVEGGEIKVGDPAKRQAVTNPTKTIASIKRFMGHTFAETQEEAKRVPYSVVKGDNNTPRVDIDGRLYTAQELSAMTLQKMKKTAEDYLGQTVTEAVITVPAYFNDAQRQATKEAGEIAGLKVMRIINEPTAAALAYGLDKKGTDQKIAVYDLGGGTFDISVLELGDGVFEVLSTNGDTHLGGDDFDQVIIDWLADEFKTEEGIDLRLDPMSLQRLKEAAEKAKIELSSSAETEINLPYVTATASGPKHLVKKLSRAKFEQLSDTLVKRSMEPVAKALKDAGLSTSDIDEVILVGGSTRMPRIADEVEKFFGKKASKGVNPDEVVAIGAAIQGGVLSGDVKDVLLLDVTPLSLGIETMGGVMTTLIESNTTIPTKKSQVFSTASDSQPSVELHVLQGARAMAADNKTIGRFHLDGIPPAPRGVPQIEVTFDIDANGIIKVTATDKGTGKSHDIRIEASSGLTAEEIEKMKQDAEANADADKIAKERAEKLNEADSTIFQTESQLKELGSKLTDDQKTAIEFALTELRFAHQSQDLEAIQKGLDNVNAAWKVATEAMYAQGGEGQQAAPQQEQSQGDNVEDVEFEEVK; encoded by the coding sequence ATGGGTAAAATAATCGGAATTGACTTAGGTACGACGAACTCTTGTGTTTCCGTAATGGAAGGTAACGAAGCAGTTGTTATTCCTAACGCAGAAGGAAAAAGAACAACGCCATCTATCATCGCTTTTGTTGAAGGTGGAGAAATTAAAGTGGGAGATCCTGCAAAAAGACAAGCGGTAACGAATCCTACAAAAACGATTGCTTCTATTAAACGTTTTATGGGACACACTTTTGCTGAAACTCAAGAAGAGGCAAAAAGAGTTCCTTACAGTGTTGTAAAAGGTGACAACAATACTCCACGTGTGGATATTGACGGTCGTTTATACACTGCTCAAGAATTGTCAGCAATGACTCTTCAAAAAATGAAAAAAACTGCTGAAGACTATTTAGGTCAAACTGTAACTGAAGCGGTTATTACTGTTCCTGCTTACTTTAACGATGCACAACGTCAAGCTACTAAAGAAGCTGGAGAAATTGCAGGTCTTAAAGTTATGCGTATCATCAACGAGCCAACTGCTGCTGCACTTGCTTACGGATTAGATAAAAAAGGAACTGATCAAAAAATTGCTGTTTACGATTTAGGAGGAGGTACTTTTGATATCTCTGTTCTTGAATTAGGAGACGGTGTATTTGAAGTATTATCTACAAATGGTGATACTCACTTAGGTGGAGATGATTTTGACCAAGTTATTATTGACTGGTTAGCTGACGAATTCAAAACTGAAGAAGGTATTGATTTACGTTTAGATCCAATGTCATTACAACGTTTGAAAGAAGCTGCTGAGAAAGCTAAGATTGAATTGTCATCTTCTGCTGAAACAGAAATCAACTTACCTTACGTAACTGCTACTGCTTCTGGACCAAAACACTTAGTGAAAAAATTATCTAGAGCTAAATTTGAGCAATTATCTGATACTTTGGTAAAACGTTCTATGGAACCAGTTGCTAAAGCATTGAAAGATGCAGGTTTATCTACATCTGATATTGACGAAGTAATCCTTGTTGGAGGTTCTACTCGTATGCCAAGAATCGCTGACGAAGTTGAAAAATTCTTTGGTAAAAAAGCTTCTAAAGGTGTTAACCCTGATGAGGTTGTTGCTATTGGAGCAGCTATTCAAGGTGGAGTTTTATCTGGAGATGTAAAAGATGTATTGTTACTTGATGTAACTCCTCTTTCTTTAGGTATCGAAACTATGGGTGGTGTAATGACTACATTAATTGAGTCTAACACAACTATTCCAACTAAAAAATCTCAAGTATTCTCTACTGCTTCTGATTCTCAACCATCTGTTGAGCTTCACGTATTGCAAGGAGCTAGAGCAATGGCTGCTGATAACAAAACTATTGGTCGTTTCCACTTAGATGGTATTCCACCAGCACCAAGAGGAGTTCCTCAAATCGAGGTTACTTTTGATATTGATGCTAATGGTATCATCAAAGTAACTGCTACTGATAAAGGAACAGGAAAATCTCACGATATCCGTATCGAAGCTTCTTCTGGATTAACAGCTGAAGAAATCGAAAAAATGAAACAAGATGCTGAAGCTAATGCTGACGCTGACAAAATAGCTAAAGAAAGAGCTGAGAAATTGAACGAAGCTGATAGTACTATTTTCCAAACTGAAAGTCAATTGAAAGAATTGGGAAGTAAATTAACAGACGATCAAAAAACAGCTATCGAATTTGCTTTAACTGAATTAAGATTTGCTCACCAATCTCAAGATCTTGAAGCAATCCAAAAAGGATTAGACAATGTAAATGCAGCTTGGAAAGTAGCTACAGAAGCAATGTACGCTCAAGGTGGTGAAGGTCAACAAGCAGCTCCTCAACAAGAGCAATCGCAAGGTGACAATGTTGAAGACGTTGAATTCGAAGAAGTCAAATAA
- a CDS encoding Na+/H+ antiporter has protein sequence MENYSIIIFILFIVIGLSAFADKAKLPYPILLVIVGIAIGFIPTMTEIEINPEIIFLIFLPPLLYDASFNISPKHFRNNLGTISTLAIPLVFLTTFWIAVVSHYMIPGMTWSLSFTLGAILSATDAVAAVSVTKGLGIPEKTITILEGESLINDASALVAYRFAVATVTGSAFIIWKATLQFVLLLGGGFLVGFIMAKILAFILTKVRKNINVTVSFMLLMPFVTYLIAEHLHVSGVIAVVFLGLSISRFSKKIFPESLKNNSKNLWDVIIFILNGLIFILIGLNFRYILKDIDNDMIFPYIGYAVIITIVALLTRMVRIFFQKTNLQKAFQNNDKKRRKVSEHSLLDSKNSLIISWSGMRGIVSLAIALGLPKLLPDGTPFPERNSIIFISVMVVLLTIVGQGLTLPWIVKKTGINEPKPE, from the coding sequence ATGGAAAACTACAGCATCATTATTTTTATTCTATTCATTGTAATTGGTCTCTCTGCCTTTGCTGATAAAGCAAAATTGCCCTATCCGATTCTCCTTGTAATTGTTGGAATCGCAATTGGCTTTATTCCAACTATGACCGAAATAGAAATTAATCCTGAAATCATTTTCCTAATCTTTCTGCCTCCATTATTATATGATGCTTCATTTAATATTTCACCCAAACACTTTAGAAACAATCTTGGTACAATAAGCACATTAGCAATACCACTTGTATTTCTCACCACATTTTGGATAGCCGTTGTTTCACATTATATGATTCCCGGCATGACCTGGTCATTATCATTTACACTCGGAGCTATATTGTCAGCTACAGATGCCGTTGCTGCAGTAAGCGTAACAAAAGGCCTTGGAATACCCGAAAAAACCATTACCATACTCGAAGGCGAAAGCCTAATTAATGATGCTTCTGCATTGGTTGCTTATCGTTTTGCAGTTGCAACTGTAACAGGTTCAGCCTTTATAATATGGAAAGCAACATTACAATTTGTACTCTTATTAGGAGGCGGATTTTTAGTAGGTTTTATCATGGCTAAAATCCTAGCTTTCATTCTTACAAAAGTCCGTAAAAATATAAATGTAACTGTTAGCTTTATGTTATTAATGCCATTTGTAACCTATTTAATTGCAGAACATTTACATGTTTCCGGAGTGATTGCAGTCGTATTTTTAGGATTGTCAATTTCACGTTTCAGCAAAAAAATCTTTCCGGAAAGCTTAAAAAACAATTCAAAAAACCTTTGGGACGTTATTATTTTTATTCTCAACGGATTAATCTTTATCCTTATTGGTCTTAATTTTAGATATATCCTAAAAGACATTGACAATGATATGATTTTCCCTTATATAGGTTATGCTGTAATTATAACGATTGTTGCATTGTTAACCCGAATGGTTAGAATATTTTTTCAAAAAACAAACTTGCAGAAAGCATTTCAAAACAATGACAAAAAAAGACGAAAAGTTAGCGAACATTCTTTACTCGATTCTAAAAACAGTCTTATCATTAGTTGGTCTGGAATGCGCGGAATCGTTTCTCTTGCGATCGCTTTAGGTTTACCCAAATTACTTCCGGACGGAACACCTTTTCCCGAACGAAATTCTATAATATTCATTTCGGTAATGGTTGTATTATTGACAATCGTCGGACAAGGATTAACGCTTCCCTGGATCGTTAAAAAAACAGGCATAAACGAGCCAAAACCCGAATAG
- a CDS encoding carboxymuconolactone decarboxylase family protein has protein sequence MENRINIHVKGQEAIKTLYPVGGYLKKSPLEQSLIELVLFRVSQINKCAYCLDMHYKDARHKGETEQRLYGLSAWRETSYYTNRERAAFAWAEALTACDVTDSVYNETAKEFSEQELIDLTLAITNINTWNRINLAFPNEPGTYKVGLFG, from the coding sequence ATGGAAAATCGAATTAACATTCACGTAAAAGGACAAGAAGCAATCAAAACACTTTATCCAGTTGGCGGATATCTAAAAAAATCACCTCTTGAACAATCTCTTATCGAATTAGTTCTTTTTAGAGTTTCACAAATCAACAAATGTGCTTATTGTCTGGATATGCATTATAAAGATGCGCGTCACAAAGGCGAAACTGAACAACGTTTATACGGATTAAGCGCCTGGAGAGAAACTTCATATTACACAAACCGCGAAAGAGCAGCATTTGCATGGGCAGAAGCTTTAACAGCATGTGATGTTACAGATTCTGTTTACAATGAAACCGCAAAAGAATTTTCGGAACAAGAATTAATTGATTTAACTTTAGCAATCACAAACATCAATACCTGGAACCGTATTAACCTTGCTTTTCCTAATGAACCCGGAACTTACAAAGTAGGTTTATTTGGTTAA
- a CDS encoding YciI family protein: MNEFLLIFRRDYITKETQPSPQELQDSLKLWQDWLGGIAAQDKLARPLQRWDGEGKIVTTNKSVINGPYAEIKEAIGGLIIIKATDYDEAVTIANGCPILDQGGNVEIRMAVTV; encoded by the coding sequence ATGAACGAATTTTTATTAATATTTCGTAGAGATTATATCACAAAAGAAACACAGCCTTCGCCACAAGAATTACAAGATTCTCTTAAGTTATGGCAAGATTGGCTGGGCGGAATTGCAGCGCAAGACAAACTAGCGAGACCTTTACAGCGCTGGGATGGTGAAGGAAAAATAGTAACAACAAACAAAAGCGTAATCAACGGACCTTATGCCGAAATCAAAGAAGCAATTGGCGGATTAATTATCATCAAAGCCACAGATTATGACGAAGCCGTGACAATTGCAAACGGATGTCCGATCTTAGATCAGGGCGGAAATGTAGAAATACGCATGGCAGTTACAGTATAA
- a CDS encoding DUF6596 domain-containing protein, producing the protein MEESQLLPNLFRTEYRKIVSVLCYLFGIDNIEIAEDITSDTFLAATELWSLKGIPENPTAWLYTVAKNKTKNYLKRNTVFEQKLSVEIKHTANKSEEIEIDLSNKNINDSQLAMIFTVCNPENSGEAQIALALNLLCGFGIQEIADAFLTNKEVIYKRINRAKEKLKEANIKIEQPTVSEINNRLENVLTTLYLLFSEGYYSTSQNTILRKDLCAEAMRLTFLLIENPTTNLPSVNALLSLMCFHSSRFDARTNEDGETILYQDQDETLWNQELIEKGQHYLVKASTGNHLSKYHLEAGIAYRHTQKEDTPEKWQNILQLYNRLLILEYSPIAALNRTFALAKTNGKQEAIIEAEKLNLTNNPFYFSLLGNLYTDIDNKKAIQNFEKALQITNSPADKATIIKNINSIK; encoded by the coding sequence ATGGAAGAAAGCCAACTTTTACCCAATTTATTTAGAACAGAGTACCGAAAAATAGTTTCGGTGCTCTGTTACTTATTTGGAATCGATAATATCGAAATTGCCGAAGACATTACAAGCGATACATTCCTCGCCGCAACCGAATTATGGAGTCTAAAAGGAATTCCTGAAAATCCAACAGCCTGGCTTTATACTGTAGCCAAAAACAAAACCAAAAATTACCTCAAACGGAATACTGTTTTCGAACAAAAGCTTTCCGTAGAAATAAAACATACCGCAAATAAATCTGAAGAAATTGAAATCGACTTGTCAAACAAAAACATAAATGACAGTCAGTTAGCCATGATATTCACGGTTTGCAATCCTGAAAATTCCGGTGAAGCACAAATCGCCTTGGCATTAAATTTATTATGCGGATTTGGGATTCAGGAAATTGCCGACGCTTTTTTGACCAATAAAGAAGTCATTTATAAAAGAATCAATCGCGCCAAAGAAAAACTCAAAGAAGCCAATATTAAAATTGAACAGCCAACCGTTTCTGAAATCAATAATAGATTAGAAAATGTTCTGACAACGTTGTATTTATTGTTTTCTGAAGGTTATTATTCGACCTCACAAAATACTATTCTACGAAAAGATCTTTGTGCAGAAGCCATGCGATTGACTTTTTTATTGATCGAAAATCCAACAACCAACTTACCTTCCGTAAATGCTCTGCTTTCTCTAATGTGTTTTCATAGTTCGAGATTTGACGCCAGAACTAACGAAGATGGAGAAACAATTTTGTATCAGGATCAGGATGAAACACTTTGGAATCAGGAATTAATCGAAAAAGGACAACATTATTTAGTTAAAGCATCTACAGGAAACCATCTTTCAAAATACCATCTTGAAGCTGGAATTGCTTATCGGCACACCCAAAAAGAAGACACGCCCGAAAAATGGCAAAACATATTACAACTTTACAATCGCCTTCTTATTTTAGAATATTCGCCTATTGCAGCTTTAAACAGAACCTTTGCTCTTGCCAAAACCAATGGCAAACAAGAAGCTATTATCGAAGCCGAAAAACTAAATCTGACCAACAATCCTTTTTACTTTTCTTTATTAGGCAATCTTTACACTGATATTGACAATAAAAAAGCCATACAAAACTTTGAAAAAGCACTTCAAATCACCAATTCTCCTGCAGATAAAGCAACAATAATCAAAAACATAAATTCAATTAAATAA
- a CDS encoding acyl-CoA thioesterase has translation MASFIKEISFRWSDLDPNFHVRHSAYYDFGAQHRIEILEELGLTLRVMQTQGFGPVLFREECVFRKELKLSDKIFLHTKTSKMKPDASRWSIIHEFRREDDTLCAVITVDGAWMDTKLRKLASPTPEIAVEALSIFPKSDDFVGL, from the coding sequence ATGGCTTCATTTATTAAAGAAATCTCATTTCGTTGGTCAGATCTTGACCCAAATTTTCACGTTCGTCACAGTGCATATTATGATTTTGGTGCGCAACATCGTATCGAAATCCTCGAAGAACTTGGCCTGACTTTAAGAGTGATGCAAACGCAAGGTTTTGGTCCTGTTTTGTTTAGAGAAGAATGTGTTTTTAGAAAAGAATTAAAACTTTCAGATAAAATATTCCTTCATACCAAAACTTCAAAAATGAAACCTGATGCTTCGCGTTGGTCAATCATTCACGAATTTAGAAGAGAAGATGATACACTTTGTGCAGTAATTACAGTTGATGGCGCGTGGATGGATACCAAATTACGCAAATTAGCTTCTCCAACACCAGAAATTGCTGTTGAAGCTTTGAGTATATTTCCAAAAAGCGATGATTTTGTTGGATTATAA
- a CDS encoding mechanosensitive ion channel family protein, producing the protein MIDYLKDFRIVIIIAIIGLVTIILGAVTDKLLRYFLYRKLTDKEYDVTGFRFLKHLIITIIYILGIAFALIQIPEFKVIGHSFLAGAGVISLVAGLASQQALSNIVSGIFLVIFKPFRINDKITINNFVGTVEDINLRQVVLKDAENNRIIIPNSVISNQIIVNTNMHDTKCCKIIEIGIGYESNVEKALEIMQEEIAKHPLFIDTRTAESKKEKTPLVVARVVALADSSVNLKAWAWAKNSTDGFVMYCDLLQSIKKRFDEAKIDIPYPQRVVTIKNTEN; encoded by the coding sequence ATGATCGATTACCTAAAAGACTTTAGAATAGTTATCATTATCGCTATAATTGGGCTTGTAACAATTATTTTGGGCGCTGTTACAGACAAATTACTTCGCTATTTTTTGTATCGAAAACTAACCGATAAAGAATATGATGTAACAGGATTTAGATTTCTAAAGCATTTAATTATAACCATAATTTACATTTTAGGTATTGCATTTGCATTAATCCAAATTCCCGAATTCAAAGTTATCGGTCATTCCTTTTTAGCAGGTGCGGGCGTTATTTCGTTAGTAGCAGGTTTAGCTTCTCAACAAGCTTTGAGTAATATTGTAAGCGGAATTTTTCTGGTTATTTTTAAACCATTCCGAATCAACGATAAAATTACAATCAATAATTTTGTAGGTACAGTCGAAGATATTAATTTGAGACAAGTCGTTTTGAAAGATGCCGAAAACAACCGAATCATAATTCCTAATTCTGTAATAAGCAATCAGATTATTGTAAACACCAATATGCACGATACCAAATGCTGCAAAATCATTGAAATTGGAATTGGTTATGAATCTAATGTTGAAAAAGCATTAGAAATCATGCAGGAAGAAATTGCCAAACATCCGCTTTTTATTGATACCAGAACCGCCGAAAGTAAAAAAGAAAAAACACCTTTGGTTGTAGCAAGAGTTGTCGCACTCGCAGATTCTAGCGTAAACTTAAAAGCATGGGCTTGGGCCAAAAACTCAACAGATGGTTTTGTGATGTATTGCGATTTATTACAAAGTATTAAAAAACGTTTTGACGAAGCTAAAATCGATATACCGTATCCGCAAAGGGTCGTAACGATTAAGAACACTGAAAACTAA